The Kitasatospora paranensis genome has a window encoding:
- a CDS encoding response regulator transcription factor has protein sequence MPFLLLIEDDDAIRTGLELALTRQGHRVAAASSGEDGLQLFKEQRPDLIVLDVMLPGIDGFEVCRRIRRTDQLPIILLTARSDDIDVVVGLESGADDYVVKPVQPRVLDARIRAVLRRGERESSDSSTYGTLVIDRSAMTVTKDGEDLQLTPTELRLLLELSRRPGQALSRQQLLRLVWEHDYLGDSRLVDACVQRLRAKVEDVPSAPTLIRTVRGVGYRLDPPTQ, from the coding sequence GTGCCATTCCTGCTTCTGATCGAGGACGACGACGCCATCCGGACCGGCCTCGAACTCGCCCTCACCCGCCAGGGCCACCGTGTGGCCGCCGCATCCTCGGGCGAGGACGGCCTGCAGCTGTTCAAGGAGCAGCGTCCGGACCTCATCGTCCTGGACGTCATGCTGCCCGGCATCGACGGCTTCGAGGTCTGTCGCCGGATCCGCCGGACGGACCAGCTGCCGATCATCCTGCTGACAGCGCGCTCGGACGACATCGACGTGGTGGTGGGCCTGGAGTCCGGCGCCGACGACTACGTCGTGAAGCCGGTGCAGCCGCGCGTCCTGGACGCCCGGATCCGCGCCGTGCTGCGGCGCGGCGAGCGGGAGAGCTCGGACTCCTCCACGTACGGGACGCTGGTCATCGACCGTTCGGCGATGACCGTGACCAAGGACGGCGAGGACCTCCAGCTCACCCCGACCGAGCTGCGGCTGCTGCTGGAGCTGAGCCGCCGGCCCGGGCAGGCGCTGTCCCGGCAGCAACTGCTGCGGCTGGTCTGGGAGCACGACTACCTGGGCGACTCCCGGCTGGTGGACGCCTGTGTGCAGCGGCTGCGGGCCAAGGTCGAGGACGTGCCCTCGGCACCGACCCTGATCCGCACGGTGCGCGGCGTCGGGTACCGTCTCGACCCGCCCACGCAGTGA
- a CDS encoding VanZ family protein: protein MHRHGTTTRTGNQAGDDPQVENETGAAPPPETLRPLRTAGRLLLVGHLVLLGWLVLRPVAASWTYPANLTPFASVDRALALGGFAGLRQLASGVLPMAPFGVLLPAALGRLRTPWAASFLRTVGGTALIATGFEILESWTPGRVLNVDDILLGTVGAALCHLAVLPAARALLLRLPRRPAGASVPRPRTAERAAAGPSGAARPLRATAAAAWSPSPASRPR, encoded by the coding sequence GTGCACCGACATGGCACCACCACCCGCACCGGTAACCAGGCCGGGGACGACCCGCAGGTCGAGAACGAGACCGGAGCGGCGCCCCCGCCGGAGACCCTCCGTCCCCTGCGGACCGCCGGGCGGCTGCTGCTCGTCGGCCATCTCGTCCTGCTCGGCTGGCTGGTGCTCCGGCCGGTGGCGGCCAGCTGGACGTACCCGGCCAACCTGACCCCGTTCGCCTCGGTCGACCGGGCACTGGCCCTCGGCGGCTTCGCCGGGCTGCGCCAGCTCGCCTCGGGCGTGCTGCCGATGGCCCCGTTCGGGGTCCTGCTGCCGGCCGCCCTCGGTCGGCTGCGGACCCCCTGGGCGGCGTCCTTCCTGCGGACGGTCGGCGGCACCGCGCTGATCGCGACCGGCTTCGAGATCCTGGAGAGCTGGACCCCGGGCCGGGTGCTGAACGTGGACGACATCCTGCTCGGCACCGTCGGCGCCGCCCTCTGCCACCTCGCCGTCCTGCCGGCCGCCCGCGCCCTGCTGCTGCGGCTCCCGCGGCGGCCGGCCGGCGCGTCGGTGCCCCGCCCGCGGACGGCGGAACGGGCCGCGGCCGGCCCCTCCGGCGCCGCCCGGCCGCTGCGGGCGACGGCGGCGGCGGCCTGGTCGCCGTCCCCCGCCTCCCGCCCGCGCTGA
- a CDS encoding HAMP domain-containing sensor histidine kinase produces the protein MTDLQTVQRRRGPWRRLRSLRVRLIAVFAAVALITAVSASGIAYWLNRDAVLKRAQDTALNDFRVSLTRNVSALPAAPDCTQLSDLAQQVASSGLNYDVVVTDPALPGCAVSTDPARFTLAGVPPTLRRAVDTPRTVGPGNPYPYHLYWQRVNLGNRPFLVGGTRVVPGGPTAYMFKSLENERADLNTLGWSLAIATLLALIGSALLAQAASATVLRPVRRLGEAARSLGEGKLDTRLEVEGGDELADLARTFNRTAESLAHQVEELSAREMQSRRFVADMSHELRTPLTAMTAVTDILEDEADALDPMIAPAVRLVVSETRRLSDLVENLMEVTRFDAGTAKLVADEVDIADLIMSCIDGRAWYDAVEVDAPRGVRLMADPRRLDVVFANLIGNALKHGGSPVRVVVREEDGERVVVEVRDSGPGIPEEVLPHVFDRFYKADKGRARSEGSGLGLSIAMANAQIHGGTIAAANGEHGAVFTLTLPLAQPVEEDPR, from the coding sequence TTGACTGACCTCCAGACCGTGCAGCGCCGCCGCGGCCCGTGGCGCCGGCTGCGTTCGCTGCGGGTCCGCCTGATAGCGGTGTTCGCCGCCGTCGCGCTGATCACCGCGGTGTCCGCGTCCGGCATCGCGTACTGGCTGAACCGCGACGCCGTGCTCAAGCGCGCCCAGGACACCGCGCTGAACGACTTCCGGGTGTCACTGACCCGCAACGTCTCGGCGCTGCCGGCGGCCCCGGACTGCACCCAACTCTCCGACCTCGCCCAGCAGGTGGCCTCCTCCGGGCTCAACTACGACGTGGTCGTGACGGATCCGGCGCTGCCCGGCTGCGCGGTCTCCACGGACCCGGCGCGGTTCACCCTCGCCGGGGTGCCGCCGACGCTGCGCCGGGCGGTGGACACGCCGCGCACGGTCGGACCGGGCAATCCGTACCCGTACCACCTCTACTGGCAGCGGGTGAACCTCGGCAACCGCCCGTTCCTGGTGGGCGGCACCCGGGTGGTGCCGGGCGGGCCGACGGCGTACATGTTCAAGTCGCTGGAGAACGAGCGGGCCGACCTCAACACGCTCGGCTGGTCGCTGGCGATCGCCACCCTGCTGGCCCTGATCGGTTCGGCCCTGCTCGCCCAGGCGGCGTCGGCGACCGTGCTGCGTCCGGTGCGGCGGCTCGGCGAGGCCGCCAGGTCGCTCGGCGAGGGCAAGCTCGACACCCGGCTGGAGGTCGAGGGCGGCGACGAACTCGCCGACCTGGCAAGGACGTTCAACCGGACGGCGGAGTCCCTCGCGCACCAGGTCGAGGAGTTGAGCGCGCGGGAGATGCAGAGCCGCCGGTTCGTCGCCGACATGTCGCACGAACTGCGCACCCCGCTCACGGCGATGACCGCCGTCACCGACATCCTGGAGGACGAGGCCGACGCGCTCGACCCGATGATCGCGCCCGCCGTCCGGCTCGTGGTGAGCGAGACCCGCCGGCTCTCCGACCTGGTCGAGAACCTCATGGAGGTGACCCGATTCGACGCCGGCACCGCCAAGCTGGTCGCCGACGAGGTCGACATCGCCGACCTGATCATGTCCTGCATCGACGGCCGCGCCTGGTACGACGCGGTCGAGGTCGACGCCCCGCGCGGGGTGCGGCTGATGGCCGACCCGCGCCGCCTCGACGTGGTGTTCGCCAACCTGATCGGCAACGCCCTCAAGCACGGCGGCTCGCCGGTGCGGGTGGTCGTCCGGGAGGAGGACGGCGAGCGGGTGGTAGTCGAGGTGCGCGACAGCGGCCCCGGTATCCCCGAGGAAGTCCTGCCGCACGTCTTCGACCGCTTCTACAAGGCCGACAAGGGCCGGGCCCGGTCGGAGGGCAGCGGTCTCGGCCTGTCCATCGCGATGGCCAACGCCCAGATACACGGCGGCACGATCGCCGCCGCCAACGGCGAGCACGGCGCGGTCTTCACCCTCACGCTGCCGCTCGCCCAGCCCGTCGAGGAGGACCCCCGGTGA
- a CDS encoding LysR family transcriptional regulator: protein MAHDSSSQPIRLAELDPEAAVVRLTPQLAQFAAVARLEHVTRAAQSLGMPQPTLSRAVARLEAELGVDLLARQGRAVRLTRAGRLLLGSVERALAELERGAEAVRAEADPAAGRVAFGFLHTLGTEAVPELLRGFRDTHPRVRFQLVQDYVAAMLVRLRAGELDLCLVSPLPDSPELTARPLDEQRLHLAVPADHRLAARRRIRLAEVAEEPFVAVEEGYGLRQITDGFCAEAGFVPRIAFEGEEAETLRGLVAAGLGVALLPPALVTRPGVVELEVTAPRTRRAIGLAWVTGRPLTPPAEAFRDFVLSRRGRLLGGH from the coding sequence ATGGCGCATGACAGCAGCTCGCAGCCGATCCGGCTCGCCGAGCTCGATCCGGAGGCGGCCGTGGTCCGCCTCACACCGCAGCTCGCCCAGTTCGCCGCGGTCGCCCGGCTGGAGCACGTCACCCGGGCCGCGCAGTCGCTCGGGATGCCGCAGCCGACGCTGTCCCGCGCGGTGGCGAGGCTGGAGGCCGAGCTCGGGGTGGACCTGCTGGCCCGTCAGGGCCGGGCCGTCCGGCTGACCCGGGCCGGGCGGCTGCTGCTCGGGTCGGTGGAGCGGGCGCTGGCGGAGCTGGAGCGGGGCGCCGAGGCCGTCCGGGCCGAGGCGGATCCGGCGGCCGGCCGGGTGGCGTTCGGCTTCCTGCACACCCTGGGGACGGAGGCGGTGCCGGAGCTGCTCCGGGGCTTTCGGGACACGCATCCGCGGGTCCGCTTCCAGCTGGTGCAGGACTACGTGGCGGCGATGCTGGTGCGGCTGCGGGCCGGCGAACTGGACCTGTGCCTGGTCTCGCCGCTGCCGGACTCGCCCGAGCTGACCGCCCGTCCGCTGGACGAGCAGCGCCTCCACCTGGCCGTCCCGGCCGACCACCGGCTGGCCGCCCGCCGCCGGATCCGGCTCGCCGAGGTGGCCGAGGAACCGTTCGTGGCGGTGGAGGAGGGCTACGGGCTGCGCCAGATCACCGACGGGTTCTGCGCGGAGGCCGGGTTCGTGCCGCGGATCGCCTTCGAGGGGGAGGAGGCGGAGACGCTGCGCGGGCTGGTCGCGGCCGGGCTGGGGGTGGCGCTGCTGCCGCCCGCGCTGGTGACCCGGCCGGGTGTGGTGGAGCTGGAGGTGACGGCGCCGCGCACCCGCCGGGCGATCGGGCTGGCCTGGGTGACGGGGCGGCCGCTGACCCCGCCGGCGGAGGCCTTCCGCGACTTCGTGCTGTCCCGCCGCGGGCGGCTGCTGGGCGGCCACTGA
- a CDS encoding aldehyde dehydrogenase family protein gives MSDTTVRLDVLKTYKLYVGGKFPRSESGRVYEVTDSKGQWLANAPLGTRKDTRDAVVAARAAVKGWSGTTAYNRGQVLYRVAEMLQGRREQFTAEVATAEGIGAKKAAALVDAAIDRWVWYAGWTDKFAQIAGGANPVAGPYFNLSTPEPTGVVGVVAPQAGQGFSFLGLVSVIAPAIATGNTVVVAASADAPLPALSLGEVLATSDLPGGVVNLISGRTADIAPTLASHQDVNGLDLTGAVHADGPGSATALEAAAAETLKRVLRPAADPAAADWTVAPGTKRLLSFVETKTVWHPMGI, from the coding sequence ATGTCTGACACGACCGTGCGTCTTGACGTCCTCAAGACCTACAAGCTGTACGTCGGCGGGAAGTTCCCGCGGTCCGAGAGCGGGCGGGTGTACGAGGTGACGGACTCCAAGGGCCAGTGGCTGGCCAACGCCCCGCTCGGCACCCGCAAGGACACCCGGGACGCCGTCGTGGCCGCGCGCGCCGCGGTCAAGGGCTGGTCGGGCACCACCGCGTACAACCGCGGCCAGGTGCTGTACCGGGTCGCGGAGATGCTGCAGGGCCGTCGCGAGCAGTTCACCGCCGAGGTGGCCACCGCCGAGGGCATCGGCGCCAAGAAGGCCGCCGCGCTGGTGGACGCCGCGATCGACCGATGGGTCTGGTACGCGGGCTGGACGGACAAGTTCGCCCAGATCGCGGGCGGCGCCAACCCGGTCGCCGGGCCGTACTTCAACCTGTCCACCCCGGAGCCGACCGGCGTGGTCGGCGTGGTGGCACCGCAGGCCGGGCAGGGCTTCTCCTTCCTCGGCCTGGTGTCGGTGATCGCCCCGGCGATCGCCACCGGCAACACCGTGGTGGTCGCGGCCAGTGCCGACGCCCCGCTGCCCGCGCTGTCCCTGGGCGAGGTGCTGGCCACCTCCGACCTGCCGGGCGGCGTGGTCAACCTGATCTCCGGCCGCACGGCCGACATCGCCCCCACGCTGGCGTCCCACCAGGACGTCAACGGTCTCGACCTGACCGGCGCCGTCCACGCGGACGGCCCGGGCTCGGCCACCGCCCTGGAGGCGGCCGCCGCAGAGACCCTCAAGCGCGTCCTCCGCCCGGCCGCCGACCCGGCCGCGGCGGACTGGACGGTCGCCCCCGGCACCAAGCGGCTGCTCTCCTTCGTGGAGACCAAGACCGTCTGGCACCCGATGGGCATCTGA
- a CDS encoding ABC transporter permease encodes MNLHRTLATARRVLAQLRHDPRTIALLLVVPCVLLTLLKYMFDGQPQTFDRIGPALLGIFPLMVMFLVTSVAMLRERTTGTLERLLTMPLGRLDLLLGYALAFGLVALVQAALASALTIGLLGLDVAGPTWLLFAVAVGDGLLGMALGLLVSAFAATEFQAVQFLPAVLLPQFLLCGLFVPRAQMADVLRWASDVLPLSYAVDAMTRLTVQSGVGGEVLRDLAVIGGSALLALGLGAATLRRRTA; translated from the coding sequence ATGAACCTGCACCGCACCCTCGCCACCGCCCGCCGGGTCCTCGCCCAGCTCCGCCACGACCCGCGGACCATCGCGCTGCTGCTGGTCGTGCCGTGCGTGCTGCTCACCCTGCTGAAGTACATGTTCGACGGGCAGCCGCAGACCTTCGACCGGATCGGCCCCGCACTGCTCGGGATCTTCCCGCTGATGGTGATGTTCCTGGTCACCTCGGTGGCCATGCTTCGCGAGCGGACCACCGGCACGCTGGAGCGGCTGCTCACCATGCCGCTGGGCCGGCTCGACCTGCTGCTCGGCTACGCCCTCGCGTTCGGCCTGGTCGCGCTCGTCCAGGCGGCGCTGGCGTCGGCGCTCACCATCGGCCTGCTCGGCCTGGACGTCGCGGGGCCGACCTGGCTGCTGTTCGCCGTCGCGGTCGGCGACGGCCTGCTCGGCATGGCGCTCGGCCTCCTGGTCTCCGCGTTCGCCGCGACCGAGTTCCAGGCCGTGCAGTTCCTGCCGGCCGTGCTGCTGCCGCAGTTCCTGCTCTGCGGGCTGTTCGTGCCGCGCGCGCAGATGGCCGACGTGCTGCGCTGGGCCTCCGACGTGCTGCCGCTGTCGTACGCGGTGGACGCGATGACCCGGCTCACCGTGCAGAGCGGGGTCGGCGGCGAGGTCCTCCGGGATCTCGCGGTGATCGGGGGATCGGCGCTGCTCGCGCTCGGGCTGGGCGCCGCCACCCTGCGCCGCCGGACGGCCTGA
- a CDS encoding adenosine deaminase — protein sequence MEKQIPATAGTTGPRIPTADQIARAPKVLLHDHLDGGLRPETIVELAAACGYEGLPTTDPAKLGQWFREAADSGSLVRYLETFAHTCAVMQTRAALVKVAADCAEDLAADGVVYAEVRYAPEQHLEAGLTLDEVVEAVNEGFRLGEANARAAGHRIRVGTLLTAMRHAARSTEIAELANRFRDQGVVGFDIAGAEAGHPPTRHQAAFDYLKGENNHFTIHAGEAFGLPSIWEALQCCGADRLGHGVRIVDDITVNEDGTVRLGRLAAYVRDKRIPLEMCPTSNLQTGAADSYGEHPIGLLSRLKFRVTVNTDNRLMSGTDMSREFGHLVEAFGYTLGDMEWFTVNAMKSAFLPFDERLAMINDVIKPGYAELKAEWLFAGA from the coding sequence ATGGAGAAGCAGATCCCCGCCACCGCGGGCACCACAGGCCCCCGCATCCCCACCGCCGACCAGATCGCCCGTGCCCCGAAGGTGCTCCTGCACGACCACCTGGACGGCGGGCTGCGTCCCGAGACCATCGTCGAACTCGCCGCCGCCTGCGGGTACGAGGGTCTCCCCACCACCGACCCGGCCAAGCTCGGCCAGTGGTTCCGCGAGGCCGCCGACTCCGGCTCCCTGGTGCGGTACCTGGAGACCTTCGCCCACACCTGCGCCGTCATGCAGACCCGTGCGGCGCTGGTGAAGGTCGCCGCCGACTGCGCCGAGGACCTGGCCGCCGACGGCGTCGTGTACGCCGAGGTGCGCTACGCCCCCGAGCAGCACCTGGAGGCCGGCCTCACCCTGGACGAGGTCGTCGAGGCCGTCAACGAGGGCTTCCGGCTCGGCGAGGCCAACGCCCGCGCGGCCGGCCACCGGATCCGGGTCGGCACCCTGCTCACCGCCATGCGGCACGCCGCCCGTTCCACCGAGATCGCCGAGCTGGCCAACCGCTTCCGCGACCAGGGCGTGGTCGGCTTCGACATCGCGGGCGCCGAGGCGGGCCACCCGCCCACCCGGCACCAGGCCGCCTTCGACTACCTCAAGGGCGAGAACAACCACTTCACCATCCACGCCGGTGAGGCCTTCGGCCTGCCCTCCATCTGGGAGGCCCTGCAGTGCTGCGGCGCCGACCGGCTCGGCCACGGCGTCCGGATCGTCGACGACATCACCGTGAACGAGGACGGCACCGTCCGGCTCGGCCGGCTCGCCGCGTACGTCCGGGACAAGCGGATCCCGCTGGAGATGTGCCCCACCTCCAACCTGCAGACCGGCGCCGCCGACTCGTACGGCGAGCACCCCATCGGGCTGCTCAGCCGGCTCAAGTTCCGGGTCACCGTCAACACCGACAACCGGCTGATGAGCGGCACCGACATGAGCCGCGAGTTCGGGCACCTGGTGGAGGCCTTCGGCTACACCCTGGGCGACATGGAGTGGTTCACCGTGAACGCCATGAAGTCGGCGTTCCTGCCCTTCGACGAGCGCCTCGCCATGATCAACGACGTCATCAAGCCCGGCTACGCCGAGCTCAAGGCGGAGTGGCTGTTCGCCGGCGCATGA
- a CDS encoding ABC transporter ATP-binding protein translates to MMNYTAGTAPAIRIDGLTVVRGGRPVLHALDLDVPRGSVTGLLGPSGCGKTTLLRAVVGVQRTAGGTVEVLGHPAGAAALRHRVGYVTQAPSVYGDLTVTENLAYFAAVLGAPRTDPARVVEQVGLAGHEDDTVARLSGGQRARVSLAAALLGTPELLILDEPTVGLDPVLRQDLWRLFRGLADGGATLLVSSHVMDEATRCDRLLLMREGRLLAHDTPQALLDATGAADIDSAFLTLVAAGAVPEKSPR, encoded by the coding sequence ATGATGAATTACACGGCGGGGACAGCCCCCGCGATCCGGATCGACGGGCTCACCGTCGTCCGCGGCGGCCGCCCCGTCCTGCACGCACTCGACCTCGACGTCCCCCGCGGCTCGGTCACCGGGCTGCTGGGCCCCAGCGGCTGCGGCAAGACCACGCTGCTCCGGGCGGTCGTCGGCGTGCAGCGGACGGCCGGCGGCACCGTCGAGGTCCTCGGTCACCCGGCCGGCGCCGCCGCCCTGCGCCACCGGGTCGGGTACGTCACCCAGGCGCCCTCCGTCTACGGCGACCTCACCGTCACCGAGAACCTCGCCTACTTCGCCGCCGTCCTCGGCGCACCGAGGACGGACCCGGCCCGCGTCGTCGAGCAGGTCGGCCTCGCCGGGCACGAGGACGACACCGTCGCCCGCCTCTCCGGCGGCCAGCGGGCCCGGGTCTCGCTCGCCGCCGCCCTGCTCGGCACCCCCGAACTGCTGATCCTCGACGAGCCGACCGTCGGCCTCGACCCGGTGCTCCGCCAGGACCTGTGGCGGCTCTTCCGGGGGCTCGCCGACGGCGGCGCCACCCTGCTGGTCTCCAGCCACGTCATGGACGAGGCCACCCGCTGCGACCGGCTGCTGCTGATGCGCGAGGGCCGACTGCTCGCCCACGACACCCCGCAGGCGCTGCTCGACGCCACCGGCGCCGCCGACATCGACAGCGCCTTCCTCACCCTGGTCGCCGCCGGCGCCGTGCCCGAGAAGAGCCCGCGATGA
- a CDS encoding PH domain-containing protein, with amino-acid sequence MTESDGTPDPGSAASEPKYADRVYRSGPGIISGVLLLAVAGWLIGDALVSGTGRTPWVALAAAPVFCLPVIAYTLRPAVYANERRLKVRNPLRTVVAPWAAVEDLRSGYSVELFAGGRKYQVWAVPVSLRQRKSANRRAVRARAAGEPELKLKPGQSDPTRAWSDQVVAELKETAERQAGVPAAAGGVDVRWCWWVIVPTLLGLAALITLIVTG; translated from the coding sequence ATGACCGAATCCGACGGCACGCCCGACCCGGGCTCCGCCGCCTCCGAGCCGAAGTACGCCGACCGCGTCTACCGCTCCGGCCCCGGCATCATCTCCGGCGTCCTGCTGCTGGCCGTGGCCGGCTGGCTGATCGGCGACGCCCTCGTCTCCGGCACCGGCCGCACCCCGTGGGTGGCGCTGGCCGCCGCACCGGTCTTCTGCCTCCCGGTGATCGCCTACACCCTGCGGCCCGCCGTCTACGCCAACGAGCGGCGCCTGAAGGTCCGCAACCCGCTGCGCACCGTGGTCGCGCCGTGGGCCGCGGTGGAGGACCTGCGCTCGGGCTACTCGGTGGAGCTGTTCGCCGGCGGCCGCAAGTACCAGGTCTGGGCGGTGCCGGTGTCGCTGCGGCAGCGCAAGAGCGCCAACCGGAGGGCGGTGCGGGCGCGGGCGGCCGGCGAGCCGGAGCTCAAGCTGAAGCCGGGCCAGTCGGACCCGACCCGGGCCTGGTCCGACCAGGTGGTGGCGGAGCTCAAGGAGACGGCGGAGCGGCAGGCCGGGGTGCCGGCCGCGGCCGGCGGGGTCGACGTCCGGTGGTGCTGGTGGGTGATCGTGCCGACGTTGCTGGGACTGGCCGCGCTGATCACGCTGATCGTGACGGGCTGA
- a CDS encoding SigE family RNA polymerase sigma factor: protein MGEGLNGNGSGEPDARQAAGATLLRLTPAAAGTDDGRQGGAQGERSADAEDRIAEFTAYVRERRASLYATAYHLTGDRYEAEDLLQSALFSTYRAWDRITDKAAVGGYLRRTMTNLHISAWRRRKVNEYPTEELPEHAGDTDAMGGTELRAVLWQALAKLPENQRTMLVLRYYEGRTDPEIADILGISVGTVKSSIWRALRRLRDDEQLNRSGDTARAFGELVA from the coding sequence ATGGGGGAGGGCCTGAACGGCAACGGCTCGGGGGAGCCGGACGCCCGCCAGGCAGCAGGTGCCACGCTGCTGCGGCTCACGCCCGCGGCAGCCGGCACCGACGACGGTCGGCAGGGAGGCGCGCAGGGGGAGCGCTCGGCCGACGCGGAGGACCGGATCGCCGAGTTCACCGCGTACGTGCGCGAGCGCCGCGCCTCCCTGTACGCCACCGCGTACCACCTGACCGGTGACCGCTACGAGGCCGAGGACCTGCTGCAGAGCGCGCTCTTCAGCACCTACCGCGCCTGGGACCGGATCACCGACAAGGCGGCGGTCGGGGGATACCTCCGCCGCACCATGACCAACCTGCACATCTCCGCCTGGCGGCGCCGCAAGGTCAACGAGTACCCGACCGAAGAGCTGCCGGAGCACGCCGGCGACACCGACGCGATGGGCGGCACCGAGCTGCGTGCCGTGCTGTGGCAGGCGCTGGCCAAGCTGCCCGAGAACCAGCGCACCATGCTGGTGCTCCGCTACTACGAGGGCCGCACCGACCCGGAGATCGCCGACATCCTCGGCATCAGCGTCGGCACCGTCAAGAGCAGCATCTGGCGCGCCCTGCGCCGGCTGCGCGACGACGAGCAGCTCAACCGCTCGGGTGACACCGCGCGGGCCTTCGGCGAACTGGTCGCCTGA
- a CDS encoding ATP-binding protein: MSDSPLNPVPAPRARVVLLSGPSGSGKSSLAERAGLPVLQLDDFYKDGDDPTLPQLPEDGGTDWDSPLSWHGEQALAAIRSLAEDGRAEVPVYSIPDNGRIGTRTLVLGGAPAFVAEGIFAAELVGRCAAEGLLGDALCLRNRPATTAWRRFRRDVREGRKSVPYLLRRGWRLMRSERGIVSQQVALGAYACAGAEAERRILAVTARRSEPVAA; this comes from the coding sequence GTGAGTGACTCCCCGCTGAACCCTGTGCCGGCGCCCCGCGCCCGCGTCGTCCTGCTGTCCGGGCCCTCCGGATCGGGCAAGTCCTCGCTCGCCGAGCGGGCCGGCCTGCCGGTGCTCCAGCTCGACGACTTCTACAAGGACGGCGACGACCCGACGCTGCCGCAGCTGCCCGAGGACGGCGGCACGGACTGGGACTCCCCGCTCTCCTGGCACGGCGAGCAGGCGCTCGCGGCGATCCGGTCGCTGGCGGAGGACGGCCGCGCCGAGGTGCCGGTGTACTCCATCCCGGACAACGGCCGGATCGGCACCCGCACGCTCGTCCTGGGCGGCGCGCCGGCGTTCGTCGCCGAGGGCATCTTCGCCGCCGAGCTGGTCGGCCGGTGCGCCGCCGAGGGGCTGCTGGGCGACGCGCTCTGTCTGCGCAACCGGCCCGCCACCACCGCCTGGCGGCGCTTCCGCCGGGACGTGCGCGAGGGCCGCAAGTCCGTCCCGTACCTGCTGCGCCGCGGCTGGCGGCTGATGCGCTCCGAGCGCGGCATCGTCTCGCAGCAGGTCGCGCTCGGTGCGTACGCCTGCGCCGGTGCGGAGGCCGAGCGCCGGATCCTGGCGGTGACCGCCCGGCGGTCCGAGCCGGTCGCGGCCTGA
- a CDS encoding PspC domain-containing protein: protein MSALARPRHHRVIAGVCAGLADRFGLEPWTVRIIFLVSCLLPGPQFLIYLALWLLLPQEA from the coding sequence ATGAGCGCCCTTGCCCGCCCCCGCCACCACCGCGTCATCGCCGGCGTCTGCGCCGGGCTGGCCGACCGCTTCGGCCTGGAGCCGTGGACGGTCCGGATCATCTTCCTGGTCTCGTGCCTGCTCCCCGGCCCGCAGTTCCTGATCTACCTCGCGCTCTGGCTGCTGCTGCCGCAGGAGGCCTGA
- a CDS encoding TetR family transcriptional regulator: MTAAADRQPAPRKKTGRRPGSADTRRTVLEAARAEFAARGYQKASMRAIARAAGVDAALLHHYFGSKDKLFLAALEFPIDPRLLVARVLEGDRDAVGERLARLVLGLWEQPTVRDRLLAVLRTAAASEEVAGLMRGFMVAEVVTGVAAGLDVPQLRVELAMSQVIGLALARYVIAVEPLASASPDELLPLLARSLQGCLGQD; this comes from the coding sequence GTGACCGCCGCAGCAGACCGCCAGCCCGCGCCCCGCAAGAAGACCGGCCGCCGTCCCGGCAGCGCCGACACCCGGCGCACGGTGCTGGAGGCGGCGCGCGCAGAGTTCGCCGCGCGGGGGTACCAGAAGGCGAGCATGCGGGCGATCGCGCGGGCTGCCGGGGTGGACGCGGCGCTGCTGCACCACTACTTCGGCAGCAAGGACAAGCTCTTCCTGGCCGCGCTGGAGTTCCCGATCGACCCGCGGCTGCTGGTCGCCCGGGTGCTGGAGGGCGATCGCGACGCGGTCGGGGAGCGGCTGGCCCGGCTCGTCCTCGGTCTCTGGGAGCAGCCGACCGTACGGGACCGGCTGCTCGCGGTGCTCCGCACGGCCGCGGCCTCCGAGGAGGTCGCCGGTCTGATGCGCGGCTTCATGGTCGCGGAGGTGGTCACCGGGGTCGCGGCCGGGCTGGACGTGCCGCAGCTCCGGGTCGAACTGGCGATGTCCCAGGTGATCGGCCTCGCCCTGGCCCGCTACGTGATCGCCGTCGAGCCGCTCGCCTCCGCCTCCCCGGACGAGCTGCTGCCGTTGCTGGCCCGCTCCCTGCAGGGCTGTCTCGGTCAGGACTGA